A stretch of Candidatus Bathyarchaeia archaeon DNA encodes these proteins:
- a CDS encoding macro domain-containing protein, translating into MQIKVGETSIELVKGNITELDVECIVNAANSLLKMGGGVAGAIRRKGGQKIQDECDEIVAKNGPVPVGGAVITGGGNLKAKYVIHAVGPVYGEGDEERKLREATLNSLRIAEQHNISSIAFPAISTGAFGLPKKICAETMIAATLSYVRGGTSIKRIIFCLYDEETFNVFREVLERFKAG; encoded by the coding sequence ATGCAGATCAAAGTTGGCGAAACATCAATCGAGCTCGTTAAAGGGAATATAACTGAGCTGGATGTCGAATGCATCGTTAACGCGGCGAACAGTTTACTCAAGATGGGCGGAGGGGTTGCCGGCGCGATAAGAAGGAAAGGCGGGCAGAAAATACAGGATGAATGCGATGAAATAGTTGCTAAAAATGGACCTGTGCCGGTCGGAGGAGCCGTTATAACAGGCGGAGGAAACTTAAAGGCGAAATATGTTATACACGCTGTCGGCCCGGTTTACGGTGAAGGTGACGAGGAAAGGAAGCTTAGGGAGGCAACCCTAAATAGTCTTAGAATTGCTGAGCAACATAATATATCCAGCATAGCGTTCCCAGCGATCTCGACAGGCGCCTTCGGGTTGCCGAAAAAGATCTGCGCTGAAACAATGATAGCGGCGACGCTATCATATGTCAGGGGCGGGACAAGCATAAAAAGAATAATTTTCTGCTTATATGATGAGGAAACATTCAACGTATTTAGGGAGGTTCTTGAAAGATTTAAGGCTGGTTAG